Proteins found in one Columba livia isolate bColLiv1 breed racing homer chromosome 11, bColLiv1.pat.W.v2, whole genome shotgun sequence genomic segment:
- the PLIN1 gene encoding perilipin-1 isoform X1 — MTAKQTQSLQNGSAKENVLQRVLQLPVVSSTCESLQRTYTSTKEAHPLMASVCEVYERGVQGAGALAMWSVEPVVRRLEPQFAVANNLACRGLDHLEEKIPALQYPVDKLASELKDTISSPLQSAKSTIGNSVDKIKELAAEGYEATKSTVETTAKYTRRNSVSQMAAAGVDTALGGLEKLVEYLLPEEDEEADQKPKEKRGSAAKVSQQQPSAPSTLDRISTLVSTASHRAYQQTTHGLQRAKAKGQELAILIPIVGSLAKPSMPEAPRGHGDGESTRAGWMSQRQSKVQEQKQEKVGKKDDNHSKEAEDSPGLVGSVAHNLQSACASGISSVKKVPAVAWDAAEGLILFTPRRLSKAMETVDALGGTLVSAPKHLLGTLYSYVPLRRQSVKEEEAASSSKPSPETEQKEEDTKPDSPSTEDKSQLRGDWRMYRGHHPLSFLGLEDPLFLRHNLYRSSAFEPECPLPRKSAFTPYNRRPGLQEGLSHEEDEHIPAPL, encoded by the exons GAGAACGTGCTGCAGAGGGTCCTGCAGCTCCCGGTGGTGAGCTCGACCTGCGAAAGCCTCCAGCGGACCTACACCAGCACCAAGGAAGCCCACCCGCTCATGGCCTCAGTGTGCGAGGTCTATGAGcggggggtgcagggtgctggTGCCTTGGCCATGTGGAGCGTGGAGCCTGTGGTGCGGAGGCTGGAGCCCCAGT TTGCCGTGGCTAACAACCTGGCATGCCGGGGCTTAGACCACCTGGAGGAGAAGATCCCTGCCCTCCAGTACCCTGTCGACAAG CTCGCGTCCGAACTGAAGGACACCATCTCCTCCCCCCTCCAAAGTGCCAAAAGCACCATTGGCAACTCCGTGGATAAGATCAAGGAGCTGGCGGCGGAAGGCTACGAAGCCACCAAGAGCACCGTGGAAACAACAGCAAAGTACACGAGGAGGAACTCGGTGAGCCAGATGGCAGCTGCGGGGGTCGACACAGCCCTGGGAGGGCTGGAGAAGCTGGTGGAGTACCTGCTGCcggaggaggatgaagaagcAG ATCAGAAGCCCAAAGAGAAGCGTGGGTCAGCAGCCAAggtctcccagcagcagcccagtgctcccagcaccctGGACCGCATAAGTACCCTGGTTAGCACTGCTTCCCACCGCGCTTACCAGCAAACCACCCACGGCCTCCAGCGTGCCAAAGCCAAAGGGCAGGAGCTGGCCATCTTGATCCCCATCGTG ggcagcctggccAAGCCAAGCATGCCCGAGGCGCCGCGGGGCCACGGTGATGGGGAGAGCACCAGGGCCGGCTGGATGAGCCAGCGGCAGAGCAAGGTGCAGGAGCAGAAGCAGGAGAAGGTGGGGAAGAAAGATGACAACCACTCGAAGGAG GCAGAGGACAGCCCCGGACTGGTGGGCAGTGTGGCTCATAACCTGCAAAGCGCCTGCGCCTCTGGCATCTCCAGTGTGAAGAAGGTCCCGGCTGTGGCCTGGGATGCAGCAGAGGGGTTGATCCTCTTCACCCCCCGCAGACTGTCCAAGGCCATGGAGACAGTGGATGCCCTTGGGGGCACCCTTGTCAGTGCCCCCAAGCATCTCCTGGGCACCCTGTACAGCTACGTGCCG CTCCGCAGGCAGTCGGTGAAGGAAGAGGAGGCAGCCAGTAGCAGCAAACCCAGCCCGGAGACggagcagaaggaggaggacaCCAAGCCTGACAGCCCCTCCACCGAGGACAAATCCCAGCTGAGGGGTGACTGGCGGATGTACCGCGGCCATCATCCCCTCTCCTTCCTGGGGCTCGAGGACCCCCTTTTCCTGCGGCACAACCTCTACCGCAGCTCAGCCTTCGAGCCCGAGTGCCCCCTCCCGCGGAAATCCGCCTTCACCCCCTACAACAGGCGG CCCGGCCTTCAAGAAGGACTGAGCCACGAGGAGGATGAGCACATCCCAGCTCCCCTCTAA
- the PLIN1 gene encoding perilipin-1 isoform X2, protein MTAKQTQSLQNGSAKENVLQRVLQLPVVSSTCESLQRTYTSTKEAHPLMASVCEVYERGVQGAGALAMWSVEPVVRRLEPQFAVANNLACRGLDHLEEKIPALQYPVDKLASELKDTISSPLQSAKSTIGNSVDKIKELAAEGYEATKSTVETTAKYTRRNSVSQMAAAGVDTALGGLEKLVEYLLPEEDEEADQKPKEKRGSAAKVSQQQPSAPSTLDRISTLVSTASHRAYQQTTHGLQRAKAKGQELAILIPIVGSLAKPSMPEAPRGHGDGESTRAGWMSQRQSKVQEQKQEKVGKKDDNHSKEAEDSPGLVGSVAHNLQSACASGISSVKKVPAVAWDAAEGLILFTPRRLSKAMETVDALGGTLVSAPKHLLGTLYSYVPLRRQSVKEEEAASSSKPSPETEQKEEDTKPDSPSTEDKSQLRGDWRMYRGHHPLSFLGLEDPLFLRHNLYRSSAFEPECPLPRKSAFTPYNRRVSEGSYRFSPEAMYSRAYYTNLYSPAFKKD, encoded by the exons GAGAACGTGCTGCAGAGGGTCCTGCAGCTCCCGGTGGTGAGCTCGACCTGCGAAAGCCTCCAGCGGACCTACACCAGCACCAAGGAAGCCCACCCGCTCATGGCCTCAGTGTGCGAGGTCTATGAGcggggggtgcagggtgctggTGCCTTGGCCATGTGGAGCGTGGAGCCTGTGGTGCGGAGGCTGGAGCCCCAGT TTGCCGTGGCTAACAACCTGGCATGCCGGGGCTTAGACCACCTGGAGGAGAAGATCCCTGCCCTCCAGTACCCTGTCGACAAG CTCGCGTCCGAACTGAAGGACACCATCTCCTCCCCCCTCCAAAGTGCCAAAAGCACCATTGGCAACTCCGTGGATAAGATCAAGGAGCTGGCGGCGGAAGGCTACGAAGCCACCAAGAGCACCGTGGAAACAACAGCAAAGTACACGAGGAGGAACTCGGTGAGCCAGATGGCAGCTGCGGGGGTCGACACAGCCCTGGGAGGGCTGGAGAAGCTGGTGGAGTACCTGCTGCcggaggaggatgaagaagcAG ATCAGAAGCCCAAAGAGAAGCGTGGGTCAGCAGCCAAggtctcccagcagcagcccagtgctcccagcaccctGGACCGCATAAGTACCCTGGTTAGCACTGCTTCCCACCGCGCTTACCAGCAAACCACCCACGGCCTCCAGCGTGCCAAAGCCAAAGGGCAGGAGCTGGCCATCTTGATCCCCATCGTG ggcagcctggccAAGCCAAGCATGCCCGAGGCGCCGCGGGGCCACGGTGATGGGGAGAGCACCAGGGCCGGCTGGATGAGCCAGCGGCAGAGCAAGGTGCAGGAGCAGAAGCAGGAGAAGGTGGGGAAGAAAGATGACAACCACTCGAAGGAG GCAGAGGACAGCCCCGGACTGGTGGGCAGTGTGGCTCATAACCTGCAAAGCGCCTGCGCCTCTGGCATCTCCAGTGTGAAGAAGGTCCCGGCTGTGGCCTGGGATGCAGCAGAGGGGTTGATCCTCTTCACCCCCCGCAGACTGTCCAAGGCCATGGAGACAGTGGATGCCCTTGGGGGCACCCTTGTCAGTGCCCCCAAGCATCTCCTGGGCACCCTGTACAGCTACGTGCCG CTCCGCAGGCAGTCGGTGAAGGAAGAGGAGGCAGCCAGTAGCAGCAAACCCAGCCCGGAGACggagcagaaggaggaggacaCCAAGCCTGACAGCCCCTCCACCGAGGACAAATCCCAGCTGAGGGGTGACTGGCGGATGTACCGCGGCCATCATCCCCTCTCCTTCCTGGGGCTCGAGGACCCCCTTTTCCTGCGGCACAACCTCTACCGCAGCTCAGCCTTCGAGCCCGAGTGCCCCCTCCCGCGGAAATCCGCCTTCACCCCCTACAACAGGCGGGTGAGTGAGGGCTCCTACCGTTTCAGCCCGGAGGCCATGTACAGCCGGGCTTACTACACCAACCTCTACAGCCCGGCCTTCAAGAAGGACTGA
- the LOC102093199 gene encoding ras-related and estrogen-regulated growth inhibitor-like protein has protein sequence MAALGMGLRLPLRRSASFTPDHPALMEMPGPTTLKMEANVLVMGADNVGKSALTVRFLTRRFIGEYGDMEFIYSHNLTVDGREILFHIWDVPSSQEQAEEGSSEEKRIQWADCFVLVYSICDRASFNILPLKIQFIKAAKEGQSQEKVPIVIVGNKRDLHHQRVVSSEEGRLLALSLDCGFYEVSAAEAYHGALMVFHGLAERIPDTKLALKKGTGIRGIVKTMSAVFARKRTDSL, from the exons ATGGCTGCGCTCGGCATGGGGCTGCGGCTCCCGCTGCGCCGCAGCGCCAGCTTCACCCCTGACCACCCTGCCCTCATGGAGATGCCTGGTCCCACCACCCTGAAGATGGAAGCAAATGTCCTTGTTATGGGAGCGGACAATGTGGGGAAATCAG ctctgactGTGCGTTTCCTCACCCGGCGCTTTATCGGGGAGTACGGAGACATGG AATTCATTTACAGCCACAACCTAACTGTGGATGGCCGAGAGATTCTCTTCCACATCTGGGATGTCCCCAGTTCCCAG gagcaggcagaggaggGTTCCTCGGAGGAGAAGCGAATCCAGTGGGCAGACTGCTTTGTCCTGGTCTACAGCATCTGCGATCGCGCCAGCTTCAACATCCTGCCCCTCAAAATCCAGTTCATCAAGGCAGCCAAGGAGGGGCAGAGCCAGGAGAAGGTGCCCATCGTCATTGTGGGCAACAAACGGGACCTGCACCACCAACGGGTGGTGTCCAGCGAGGAGGGTCGGCTCCTGGCCCTCTCTTTAGACTGTGGTTTCTATGAGGTCTCTGCAGCTGAAGCTTATCATGGGGCCCTCATGGTCTTCCACGGACTGGCTGAGCGCATTCCTGACACCAAACTGGCGCTGAAAAAGGGGACGGGGATTCGTGGCATCGTCAAGACCATGTCAGCTGTGTTTGCCCGTAAGCGAACGGATTCACTCTGA